In Manduca sexta isolate Smith_Timp_Sample1 unplaced genomic scaffold, JHU_Msex_v1.0 HiC_scaffold_2633, whole genome shotgun sequence, the following are encoded in one genomic region:
- the LOC119192335 gene encoding activity-regulated cytoskeleton associated protein 2-like: protein MPPKRHGKQDDSPAVDTDDEQQSNEPVMTITESMLQALVAGITRSQAEANRQLMQELFSNRDQFQTPSTPTPPPDSHAANGNFAKCTARFDGLTKNADVLEAFIDAIVVYKECTNVNDEHAVKGLPILLTGEAAIWWQGVKASVSSWEDALRRLRGSFDIVYGLLSRKIRKRVSRDDVNGLEQLVAKARLVEESLAE from the exons ATGCCGCCTAAACGACACGGGAAACAGGACGACTCCCCAGCAGTTGACACAGATGATGAGCAGCAAAGTAATGAACCGGTAATGACAATTACTGAGAGTATGCTGCAAGCGCTTGTCGCCGGCATCACGCGCAGTCAAGCAGAAGCGAATCGACAGCTTATGCAGGAGCTCTTCTCGAACAGAGACCAGTTTCAGACACCGAGTACACCGACCCCTCCGCCGGACTCACACGCCGCGAATGGAAATTTCGCGAAGTGCACGGCGCGCTTCGACGGGTTGACGAAAAATGCGGATGTTCTTGAAGCATTCATAGATGCGATTGTGGTGTACAAAGAATGCACTAACGTGAATGATGAACATGCGGTCAAGGGTCTGCCGATACTGCTGACGGGCGAGGCCGCTATATGGTGGCAAGGAGTTAAGGCGTCCGTATCATCGTGGGAGGATGCCCTGCGACGACTTCGAGGATCGTTCG ATATAGTGTATGGACTGTTAAGTAGGAAAATACGCAAAAGAGTGTCACGCGACGACGTGAACGGGCTCGAGCAGCTTGTCGCTAAGGCCAGGTTAGTCGAAGAGTCGCTGGCGGAG